In Anopheles merus strain MAF unplaced genomic scaffold, AmerM5.1 LNR4000012, whole genome shotgun sequence, the following proteins share a genomic window:
- the LOC121600947 gene encoding putative nuclease HARBI1 isoform X1, protein MLFFYNSINVEAEAKQELKRHRRNLRYNTDPLALTDTAFVNNFRISKSIFMDLLDGIDSSVDSRRAHGISKKEKLTACIIFFASGRYQHGVGKDFHVAMAPTTFSKVLRGTLRPLHSLVGDWINLRMTQSERQEAKEYFFLKSGIEIVVMCVDGTHVKIKKPQERPLTFLNRKSFYSINTLIVCDHKTRIRAVDARFAGSHHDAHIWRVSIVRKYFQRLHRSGQRDKILGDAGYPSEPWLVRPHRDPDEGSAEAEFNKKHSSGRMIVEQTIGVWKSRFRCLAGTDRSLNYDPKTSGLIINTCCALHNICIENNIEWQQIFTDLLEDI, encoded by the exons atgttgtttttttataacagTATAAACGTAGAAGCTGAGGCAAAGCAGGAATTGAAAAGACATCGTAGGAATCTTCGATATAATACCGATCCTCTTGCTTTAACGGATACAGC ATTTGTTAACAACTTTAGGATATCGAAATCTATTTTCATGGATTTGCTTGATGGTATTGATTCTTCGGTAGACTCTCGCAGAGCGCATGGAATATCAAAAAAAGAGAAGTTGACGGCATGTATAATATTCTTCGCATCTGGGAGATATCAGCATGGCGTAGGAAAAGATTTCCATGTCGCAATGGCTCCGACAACTTTTAGTAAAGTTTTGAGAGGAACTTTACGACCACTCCACTCATTAGTTGGGGATTGGATAAATTTGCGAATGACTCAATCAGAGAGACAGGAAGCTAAAGAATATTTCTTCTTGAAAAGCGGTATTGAGATCGTCGTGATGTGCGTAGATGGAACGCacgttaaaattaaaaaaccgCAAGAACGTCCGCTTACTTTCCTGAATAGGAAATCATTTTACAGCATTAACACATTGATT GTGTGTGACCATAAAACACGCATACGAGCCGTTGATGCACGATTTGCTGGATCACATCACGATGCGCATATATGGCGAGTGAGCATTGTGCGCAAATATTTCCAACGATTGCACAGAAGCGGGCAAAGGGACAAGATTTTGG gGGATGCTGGGTATCCATCAGAACCGTGGCTAGTAAGACCGCACAGAGACCCAGACGAAGGATCCGCCGAGGCagaatttaacaaaaaacactcttCTGGTCGGATGATTGTAGAACAGACAATAGGCGTTTGGAAATCCCGGTTTCGATGTCTCGCTGGGACAGACAGATCACTAAACTACGATCCTAAAACAAGTGGTCTAATTATTAACACATGTTGTGCGTTGCATAACATCtgtattgaaaataatatagAGTGGCAACAAATTTTCACAGATTTATTAGAAGATATTTga
- the LOC121600947 gene encoding putative nuclease HARBI1 isoform X2 yields the protein MLFFYNSINVEAEAKQELKRHRRNLRYNTDPLALTDTAISKSIFMDLLDGIDSSVDSRRAHGISKKEKLTACIIFFASGRYQHGVGKDFHVAMAPTTFSKVLRGTLRPLHSLVGDWINLRMTQSERQEAKEYFFLKSGIEIVVMCVDGTHVKIKKPQERPLTFLNRKSFYSINTLIVCDHKTRIRAVDARFAGSHHDAHIWRVSIVRKYFQRLHRSGQRDKILGDAGYPSEPWLVRPHRDPDEGSAEAEFNKKHSSGRMIVEQTIGVWKSRFRCLAGTDRSLNYDPKTSGLIINTCCALHNICIENNIEWQQIFTDLLEDI from the exons atgttgtttttttataacagTATAAACGTAGAAGCTGAGGCAAAGCAGGAATTGAAAAGACATCGTAGGAATCTTCGATATAATACCGATCCTCTTGCTTTAACGGATACAGC GATATCGAAATCTATTTTCATGGATTTGCTTGATGGTATTGATTCTTCGGTAGACTCTCGCAGAGCGCATGGAATATCAAAAAAAGAGAAGTTGACGGCATGTATAATATTCTTCGCATCTGGGAGATATCAGCATGGCGTAGGAAAAGATTTCCATGTCGCAATGGCTCCGACAACTTTTAGTAAAGTTTTGAGAGGAACTTTACGACCACTCCACTCATTAGTTGGGGATTGGATAAATTTGCGAATGACTCAATCAGAGAGACAGGAAGCTAAAGAATATTTCTTCTTGAAAAGCGGTATTGAGATCGTCGTGATGTGCGTAGATGGAACGCacgttaaaattaaaaaaccgCAAGAACGTCCGCTTACTTTCCTGAATAGGAAATCATTTTACAGCATTAACACATTGATT GTGTGTGACCATAAAACACGCATACGAGCCGTTGATGCACGATTTGCTGGATCACATCACGATGCGCATATATGGCGAGTGAGCATTGTGCGCAAATATTTCCAACGATTGCACAGAAGCGGGCAAAGGGACAAGATTTTGG gGGATGCTGGGTATCCATCAGAACCGTGGCTAGTAAGACCGCACAGAGACCCAGACGAAGGATCCGCCGAGGCagaatttaacaaaaaacactcttCTGGTCGGATGATTGTAGAACAGACAATAGGCGTTTGGAAATCCCGGTTTCGATGTCTCGCTGGGACAGACAGATCACTAAACTACGATCCTAAAACAAGTGGTCTAATTATTAACACATGTTGTGCGTTGCATAACATCtgtattgaaaataatatagAGTGGCAACAAATTTTCACAGATTTATTAGAAGATATTTga
- the LOC121600948 gene encoding uncharacterized protein LOC121600948 — translation MIEGNEGVAGDRIKGSCKFWQEVTVKLNELGPPIKDISGWKKVWADYKSALKKKLSFNNAEYRSTGGGPCSLRNFNALEQKVIEVLDMQRSVVGTPDVPPMGLAESEDSIENECLNISPEVTELVTSGACNRDSGHQPTSAQIIDQEVEIEEVPVTTEPARNSRRKRRTLAEQNLLELRKFNVIQQKILNVKIEKQETNKARLETEKEHAKRKFELKQKAMEMQHELAIQDFQLRKEIAEKELELKYAKLEQISNANQPRH, via the exons ATGATTGAAGGTAATGAAGGTGTAGCCGGTGATCGCATCaaaggatcttgtaaattttGGCAGGAAGTGACGGTAAAACTCAACGAATTGGGACCCCCTATCAAAGATATatcgggatggaaaaaa GTTTGGGCGGATTATAAATCTGCTTTAAAAAAGAAGCTTTCATTTAATAATGCGGAATACAGATCGACCGGAGGGGGACCGTGCTCCTTGCGCAATTTTAATGCCCTGGAGCAGAAAGTTATTGAAGTGCTCGATATGCAACGTTCAGTGGTCGGAACACCTGACGTTCCACCAATGGGTCTAGCAGAAAGTGAAGATTCAATCgaaaatgaatgtttgaatATCAGCCCAGAAGTAACAGAGCTCGTTACATCCGGAGCATGTAATCGGGACAGCGGACATCAACCAACTTCTGCCCAAATAATTGACCAAGAGGTTGAAATCGAAGAGGTTCCTGTTACTACAGAACCAGCTCGTAACAGCAGGCGAAAGAGACGCACATTGGCGGAGCAAAACTTGTTGGAGTTGCGTAAATTCAATGTgattcaacaaaaaatactcaacgttaaaatcgaaaaacaagaaacaaacaaagctaGGTTAGAAACTGAAAAGGAACATGCTAAAAGGAAATttgaactaaaacaaaaggCAATGGAAATGCAACATGAATTGGCAATTCAGGATTTTCAACTGAGGAAGGAAATTGCCGAAAAGGAGCTAGAGTTAAAATATGCTAAATTAGAGCAAATTAGTAACGCAAATCAGCCCAGGCATTAA